The DNA sequence TTGCAAGGCTCCTATTGAAATTCAACTTGATGGTACAATTAAAGCACCTCCAAAGCCAGAGGATGTTGGCGGTGATCAATTGCTCCGGATTGGCTATGTTAACGCCTTAACCATATCTGGTAAAGGAGTTATTGATGGTCAAGGTTCATATGCTTGGAAACAAAATGATTGTTCAAAAAACACTAAGTGCAAACTGCTTGGCatggtaaataaatatttttgtcaaaattcaaataaaatataacaacttgtgtatttatcaaaattatagttcattaactttttttaattcttttatcatATGTCAACAGAATTTGGGTTTCAATTTCatcaataattcaataattCGTGGAATTACAACCAAGGATAGCAAACACTTTCACGTAAATGTTTTGGGTTGCAACAATTTCACATTTGATGGATTTAAAGTAAGTACTCCAGGTGATAGTGCCAATACTGATGGCATCCACATTGGAAGATCCACTGGTGTGAATATTCTTAATACAGACATTGCCACCGGAGATGATTGTGTCTCACTAGGTGATGGTAGCAGACAAGTACTTGTCCAAAATGTGAAATGTGGACCTGGTCATGGTATTAGTATTGGAAGTCTTGGCAAATACAAGGAAGAAGAGTCTGTTGATGGTATCACAGTTAAGGGTTGCAGTTTGAAAGGAACTACCAATGGAGTGAGGATTAAGACTTGGCCTAATGAGCCAGGAACAATTACAGTTACTAACATGAGATTTGAAGATATTACCATGGATAATGTTATGAACCCTGTCATCATAGACCAAGAGTATTGTCCATGGAACCAATGCTCCAAACAGGTATTTAGTTCCTTATTATCTATTAATGCACACATTGccattattattttagtaacaaaatatttcgtgcaccaagatgaCTTAAAATCCTAATCTATCCTATCTCTTATTGTTGTGATGGTTCAGAATCCATCGAAAATAAAGATAAGCAAAGTTATCATCAAGGATATCAAGGGAACTTCAGGAACCAAAGAAGGAATTATTCTTGCTTGTAGTAGTGGTGTACCCTGTGAGGGAGTAGAGATATCTAATGTTGATCTCACATTCAAAGGAGCTCCGGTAATAGCGACGTGTTCTAATGTCAAGCCAAAAATAACAGGAAAGGCTCCTGCCTGTACAGCTCCAAGtactaaaaaagaataattcaaatttgtttaGACAATATAAacgtacaattttttttctagaagaGTGAAGAGTCAATTATACTAGTAGTTATAATTGTAATTCCTTATTAAATAATCACTTGAAACAAATTCAAGTAAATCGATAATCATGTATATAATCATTTTTGAATAATAGagtgttttaattatttgactATAACATGTcaaataaagattttttaagttatttgtaGTATTAAAAAGTTTATGAAATGATAAAATTCATCTAagtcaagaaaatatttatttcttcaagtgatttagattaattttctttaatatatgtgatcaaaatatgaagaaacgatgatttttttaaagaatatattaaaactaatttgatGGGTTTAGAATTTTGTTGATAGGTTAACTCAAGTTATTACtactttttaatttcaatttttttataataataatattcatggattttaattttagaattatattttttaaaataaaccgtagaaaatttctcttttttttaatatttacattaaaatcagtttataacacttttatataatttgatagtATAATTGTACCAAATTTCTTTATCAAAGTTGCATGTTGTAGTTAATGgatttagtataattttttttctgttgctGAAAAGGGTTGAATAAATTTATTGGATGTCCTCTTAGGAAATTCAATAATTTTGGCAATTCATAGAATGACCATTGGTTGGGGTTCATGAACACCATATTTTCTTGATGATAAAGTGACAATTTTGCCCTTCTCTTTCCCAACTTCTGTACCCGACCTTGTAACCAACTCATACTCCTTCACTTTGATTTCCTTCTTCCCTCAACGACATCGTTTCAGACTGTGTAATCCGAAACATTTACGAATTACACAGTTGAGagctaaaattgaaaaatgaaaaactacttttatttatttcattgaaGGTATAGCTGGTATTTTAGGGACCATGGAGGTGCTGCAAGAAAACAAAGGGGTGGGTGCATATGCAATGACCCTTAGAATTTCGTTCtctaaatgataaaaatttaattctcctaaaaacttaattaggaattacaaaaatatttttgtgtttgtgagTATCCACCGATAAAGTTCATAAAGTCTGCAGCGGTTGGTTAATATTTATGGATATTTATCATCTTTGGGTAATTGTAACggatgttttaatattaatttattaattggtcggatgtgatattatattatttgtatcgATGGATATTTATTATtcgacaaaaataaaaataaaaataatatttaatttatatttaattaaaaataaattttattttattttattttatatttaatttaatttatattttatttcataattttttgtagttttaattaaattttattttaaaaatttataaattatttttttaaatattcgtgGATATTCACttgtacataaatatttttttaaaagggtaCTCGCGTAGATAACAAAATGGATAACACGTGAATTTTGTTTGTTGGAAGTCGAGTTGAGGATAAATACTATTTGCATCTATCCGACCCATCACTATCCCTAAACTTAATGTATCGTGTAAAATTATAACATCATGTGAATAACATTACTTGTTAACTATTAATTTCAGGTCttcgttaatttttaaatttatatatttttttcttttagcaagtaaataatatatgtaatattttttatttaattattttcttttaaatgtttatgtTGTAAACATCAAATAGTGCCAACAATTGTATTCTTATCAACACTTAAATACTTTTGGACTAAACTTTTCATAAATGTGTTTGGTTTGAGCTGTAATATTGATAATAGTATAAATTAAAcgtataatatttgaatagtagTCTATCTACAAATGACCATGAAGTCAATAGgccataaaaaattattttgtataaattgCACACAAAAAGTCTGGAAAATAAATTGGAAACCAAATCCCACATCTCTGATGGAGCAGCTGCTATAATAGGaaatttaaaaccaaattttttattatattattgcaAAGTGTAACCGGACATTAATATAACGAAGTGCCGGTAAGAAAAATACTGATAGAACCAAAGGTACATTCatactttatttaataaatgaactAAATGAGATGAGAATTTAAGAGTGAGCCTAACTTTTATATTGAGTAAAATGAGAATGTTAagcattatataagaataagaTCCATAAACTCTATTATCTTAAGATTTTTGGTTCAAAGTGTTGTCAATCCCTTATGTGTGGAATGGACTCAtgtttcattaatgttgtaTCTCTTTAGTGATTCTTTCTCGAAAGACCTAATAATGGAATCATAACCAGGTGCAGTGACTAGCTTAGAGGAGTCattgtatcgaaagtcttcttGATAGTGGGTGATGAGGTAAGCGTGTCCTGGTCAGATGAACAACGGTACAAGTAAGGGGTCCTCGATAGTTAGCTCGAGGGGGAAGTACCAATGTGAAGGAACTAACacatgagggggagattgttgggaaTCCTAGTGTGAGCCTAAGCCTCACATTGAGTAAACATTAGAAGGTTACGTACCATGTAAAGATGAAGACTCATAAACCCATTGCTCTAAGGTTTTAGGTTAAGAGTGATGTCAATCCTTATGTGTGGAGCGATGTCATGTCTCATTAGTGTTGTATCTCCCTGGTGATCATCTCTTGAAAGACCCAACAAAAAGGAGGTTCATTCCAAGTTATTAAAGAATGTAAAGTGAATTTCTAGCATATCACTTGGATAATTTAATTTGTAGTCTATTAATAAAACACAGGTAAGACAAAGTGGGAAGAGAAATACTTTATTCAAAGTATGAAATTTGGTTTcatctcatttaaattttgtagtGGTCTACTGAAGTCTTGGGTACTTTGGACAGTAATGATATTTCTGATTGTAGTGGTTGTAAACTAGCAAGCTTTATGCtttcgttttttatttaaaaaactctTAATCTATTTAGTTGTAGCATTGTGAATTTGAGGGGATGTTAGCATAAACCCATGTTTTAGGTCCATTTACTTGTTGCTCATTAAGACCAAAAGATATATGATATCTTTATCACCCTCTCTCAAAGTGGGCATGAAGATTATGAGGGCCTAACTTGGAAGTTGCaagttacattttttaaaagcaGTAGGATGAAGAGAATCTTGAGAAAGTTAAgaatattgagatttttttttcattgttaatTCTTATCAACTACAAAGAGATATACAAGAACAAGTGCATCGTTTTCACCAAGATGAATAAATAAAGGGTGAGGAGAAGTAAAACTCGCCATGAGTGAAACAAGAAGACAAGGTAATGGCGAAAGGTGTTTTTcatctgataccatgttaatgTTTGAAAAACATAAGTAAGAGGaccttaaaagataaaataatttattcaaagtATGAGAATGAGAGTTTGCATACTGATTTATTAGAGACTTGTCTaatatatagattaaaatatctcataatattgtTAAGATATGTCAAATATTGTATTAGCTATAATTTAGGCACTATTATCTCTGTGAGCAAATCTGTGCACTCATCCCTTTAATAGACGAGGAATTATAGCACTATTGTATCTATATATATGGTACCCTATTCTTTGaaataatacattaaaattattctttaaatcttTTCTATATGGTATCAGACCTAAACACCGACATCCTCTACAATATAGGAAGCGATGCTTcgttatttgaatatttctgatGGCTCATTTCGATAAAAATCAATAGGAGAAACTTGATTTTGGGACTTTCGCTGCTACCCATATGTAAGAAGCTATTCCCAAGAGTCATAGTTCTACTGTTGCCATATTTGTGACCAAGTAAGGTATATCTAACTCTGCTCTTAATCTTTCTGCTGTTACTAGGGGTGGTGATTGGATAATTGATTCAGGTGCTACCGATCATATGACTTGTGATccacataaatttattaattttccccCTAATTGTTCTAGAACTGCTATTGTTAATGCCAATGAGATCTCATCTCCTATTGAATGTGGATGTACTATATCCCTCTCTCCCTCCTTATCAATCTCTGATGTTTTATGTGTTCCTACATTGAACTGTAATCTTTTCTTTGTCATCAAGTTAACCAAATCACATTCTTGTGTTGCCTTATTTTATCCAAcccattgtttttttttttcagaacaTCCATTCCAAGGAGAAGATTGACAGTGGTAGAGAGAGAAGGACTGTATTATCTTGAAAATGTCTCACAACAAACCCATAAAGGAACGTTGGCATGTCTTGCGAATGAACACATACACgattaaaacaaaaaggaaatttagttatggcatagaagattGGGACATCCCTCTTTTggttatctaaaaaaaaaaattatttccatcaCTATTTCATAAATGCAATATTTCTGATTTTATGTGTGAAACTTGTGTATTGTCAAGAAGTCATCGTGCTGTGTTTCCTTTaagcaataaaaaaacatatttttctttttcattaatcCACACAGATGTTTGGGGCCCTGCCCCCACAATCTACGCATAATGGGAAAAAATGGtttatcaattttgttaatGATTGTACTCGGGTAACTTGGGTGTATTTGCTTAAACATAAAAGTGATGTGTGTAATGTGTTTCGTTCCTTTCATCATATGATAGTTACTCAATTTAATACACACATTCAGGTCATTCGATCAGACAATGGGGGGAATATTTTAAGACTGAGTTAATCGAGTTCATCAAATCCAAAGTCATCTTACATCAAACTACATGTCCTTATTCACCACAAAAAAATGGGGtggttgagagaaaaaatagacaTATATTAGAGGTGACAAGATCCCTTTTGATAGATGGTAATGTCCCATCTCATTTATGGGGCGAGGCTGTGAGATCTGTAGTTTATTTGATTAACTTTTGAAGGCCTTTAGATGTGTTGTTTGATCATCGTATCCTTCCTTCCATAGTCTTTTTACCGCCTCATGTTTTTGGATGTGTTATATATGTTCACTTACACCCACATCAACGTACAAAACTTGAAGAACGagctttaaaatgtgtttttgttggGTATGGATCAAATAAAAAAGGCTATTGTGCTTACCATCCACCATcaaagaaattttatatctctatgGATGTGACATTTAATGAGCATAGTTTTCTTTATGTTGATTCTACACTTCAGGGCGACAATAAAAGTGAAGTGCATAATCAGGATGTTAGTATGTTTGATATCcagatataaaattatactgTAAAGATCAATTATTGTGTGAGGATCATTCTGCAGGAAGTGAGCCAATCCTAAATATGGAAACTTCTCCTTTGGATAATATAGTGTCTTCTGATCCTAACCAATTGGCTCAATCTTCTCCACAGGTTCGGCTTGACTCTTCAGAGGTACCTTCTGATCCTATCTTTGATAATACTAATGTAGTTGAAACTAATCATGAAATTTTTCTCTTGATCCTACCCTTTATA is a window from the Vigna unguiculata cultivar IT97K-499-35 chromosome 7, ASM411807v1, whole genome shotgun sequence genome containing:
- the LOC114192634 gene encoding polygalacturonase-like: MKFSMIILFFSFSSVINFVLVQSATLEISKFGGKPNTNIAKALTSAWAEACASTSAVKIVIPSGTYQMTHVDVKGPCKAPIEIQLDGTIKAPPKPEDVGGDQLLRIGYVNALTISGKGVIDGQGSYAWKQNDCSKNTKCKLLGMNLGFNFINNSIIRGITTKDSKHFHVNVLGCNNFTFDGFKVSTPGDSANTDGIHIGRSTGVNILNTDIATGDDCVSLGDGSRQVLVQNVKCGPGHGISIGSLGKYKEEESVDGITVKGCSLKGTTNGVRIKTWPNEPGTITVTNMRFEDITMDNVMNPVIIDQEYCPWNQCSKQNPSKIKISKVIIKDIKGTSGTKEGIILACSSGVPCEGVEISNVDLTFKGAPVIATCSNVKPKITGKAPACTAPSTKKE